In Streptomyces sp. NBC_00448, the following are encoded in one genomic region:
- a CDS encoding methylmalonyl-CoA mutase family protein, which translates to MTVLPDDGVSEPDVFPHATREQWQALVAGVLRKSGREVSGEEAEQALSTELAGGLTVHPLYTADDTSPDPGLPGFAPYVRGSRPLGGWDVRQRHRSPQAAAANEAVLADLENGVTSVWLAVGGAGLPVADLGQALAGVYLDLAPIVLEAGAETGAAAEELLNLFEREGVDAGQARGNLGADPLGLAARTGAAPGYDDAVALAARTAERYPHLRALTVDALPYHEAGASAAQELGASLATGVAYLRTLIAAGLDADTACGQLEFRYAATADQFLTIAKLRAARRTWARVTEVAGAPAAGGQRQHAVTSTVMMTRRDPYVNMLRTTLACLGAGVGGADAVTVLPFDEALGLPDAFARRIARNTSTILLEESHLGRVADPAGGSWYVERLTDELAHSAWEFFQELEAAGGQEKALSSGLAGERIAATWQARKRALATRREPVTGVSEFPHLAERPVVREPDPAQAAPGTADTPSRDLPQGLARALPQVRRDEAYEQLRARSDAHLASTGKRPRVFLAALGPPSVHTGRVSFAANLFQAGGVEPVHDPVTVDADSVAAAFAASGAELACLCSSDALYAEQAEPVLAALRSAGARWIGLAGKPAAGPGADAHLFLGCDAVAVLTSVLDRAGVAA; encoded by the coding sequence ATGACAGTTCTGCCGGACGACGGGGTCTCAGAACCCGACGTGTTTCCGCACGCCACGCGCGAACAGTGGCAAGCGCTCGTGGCAGGTGTGCTGCGCAAGTCGGGTCGCGAGGTCTCCGGCGAGGAGGCCGAGCAGGCGCTGTCGACCGAGCTGGCCGGCGGTCTCACCGTGCACCCGCTCTACACCGCCGACGACACCTCGCCCGATCCCGGCCTGCCGGGCTTCGCACCGTATGTGCGCGGCAGCCGGCCGCTCGGCGGCTGGGACGTACGCCAGCGGCACCGGTCGCCGCAGGCCGCCGCGGCCAACGAGGCGGTGCTGGCCGACCTGGAGAACGGCGTCACCTCGGTGTGGCTGGCGGTCGGCGGCGCGGGCCTGCCGGTGGCAGATCTCGGGCAGGCACTGGCGGGCGTCTACCTCGACCTGGCCCCGATCGTGCTGGAGGCCGGCGCCGAAACCGGCGCCGCCGCCGAGGAGTTGCTGAACCTCTTCGAGCGGGAGGGCGTCGACGCCGGCCAGGCCCGCGGCAACCTCGGCGCGGACCCGCTCGGCCTGGCCGCCCGGACCGGCGCGGCCCCCGGATACGACGACGCGGTGGCGCTGGCCGCGCGGACCGCCGAGCGGTATCCGCACCTGCGGGCCCTGACCGTGGACGCGCTGCCGTACCACGAGGCCGGGGCGTCGGCCGCGCAGGAACTGGGCGCCTCGCTCGCCACCGGCGTGGCCTACCTGCGTACGCTCATCGCCGCCGGGCTGGACGCCGACACCGCCTGCGGGCAGCTGGAGTTCCGGTACGCGGCCACCGCCGACCAGTTCCTCACCATCGCCAAGCTGCGCGCGGCCCGCCGGACCTGGGCCAGGGTCACGGAGGTGGCCGGCGCGCCGGCGGCGGGCGGCCAGCGGCAGCACGCCGTCACCTCGACGGTGATGATGACCCGGCGCGACCCGTACGTGAACATGCTGCGCACCACCCTCGCCTGCCTGGGCGCCGGGGTGGGCGGCGCCGACGCGGTGACCGTGCTCCCCTTCGACGAAGCGCTCGGCCTGCCCGACGCGTTCGCCCGCAGGATCGCCCGCAACACCTCCACGATCCTGCTGGAGGAGTCCCACCTGGGCCGGGTCGCCGACCCCGCCGGCGGGTCCTGGTACGTGGAGCGGCTGACCGACGAACTCGCCCACAGCGCCTGGGAGTTCTTCCAGGAGCTGGAGGCGGCCGGCGGCCAGGAGAAGGCGCTGTCCTCAGGGCTCGCCGGCGAGCGCATCGCGGCCACCTGGCAGGCCCGCAAGCGCGCGCTGGCCACCCGCCGCGAACCGGTGACCGGCGTCAGCGAGTTCCCGCACCTGGCCGAGCGGCCCGTGGTGCGCGAGCCCGACCCGGCCCAGGCCGCACCCGGCACGGCGGACACGCCGTCGCGGGACCTGCCGCAGGGCCTTGCCCGCGCCCTTCCGCAGGTCCGCCGCGACGAGGCGTACGAACAACTGCGCGCCCGCTCCGACGCCCACCTGGCGAGCACCGGGAAGCGACCGAGGGTCTTCCTGGCCGCGCTCGGACCGCCGTCGGTGCACACCGGGCGGGTCTCCTTCGCGGCGAACCTGTTCCAGGCCGGCGGTGTCGAGCCGGTGCACGACCCGGTGACCGTCGACGCCGACAGCGTCGCCGCGGCGTTCGCCGCCAGCGGTGCGGAACTCGCCTGCCTGTGCTCCAGCGACGCGCTCTACGCCGAGCAGGCCGAGCCGGTGCTGGCGGCGCTCCGCTCGGCCGGGGCGCGCTGGATCGGCCTGGCGGGGAAGCCCGCCGCCGGCCCGGGCGCCGACGCCCACCTCTTCCTGGGCTGCGACGCCGTCGCCGTCCTGACCTCCGTCCTCGACCGTGCGGGAGTGGCGGCGTGA
- the scpA gene encoding methylmalonyl-CoA mutase — protein MQTPDFSQTPDFSQIPDFSQIPDFSQIPLGPGAPAQTTEEQWRAAVKEAAGGGDSDLVWETPEGIGVKPLYTGADLEGLTSLGTYPGIAPYLRGPYPTMYVNQPWTIRQYAGFSTAEESNAFYRRNLAAGQKGLSVAFDLPTHRGYDSDHPRVTGDVGMAGVAIDSIYDMRQLFDGIPLDRMTVSMTMNGAVLPVLALYIVAAEEQGVPPEKLAGTIQNDILKEFMVRNTYIYPPRPSMRIISDIFAYTSRKMPRYNSISISGYHIQEAGATADLELAYTLADGVEYLRAGQAAGLDVDAFAPRLSFFWAIGMNFFMEIAKLRAARLLWARLVRQFDPKNPKSLSLRTHSQTSGWSLTAQDVFNNVTRTCVEAMAATQGHTQSLHTNALDEALALPTDFSARIARNTQLLLQQESGTCRVIDPWGGSAYVERLTHDLAGRAWQHIQEVEAAGGMAQAIDAGIPKLRVEEAAARTQARIDSGRQPVIGVNKYRVETDEQIDVRSVDNSSVRAQQVAKLRRLREERDEAACQDALRALTAAAGRAPGADLDGNLLALAVDAARAKATVGEISDALEQVYGRHAGQIRTITGVYRNEAGQSPTVQGTRDLVERFEKAEGRRPRILVAKMGQDGHDRGQKVIATAFADLGFDVDVGPLFQTPAEVARQAVEADVHIVGVSSLAAGHLTLVPALREELAAEGREDIMIVVGGVIPPQDIAALHEAGATAVFPPGTVIPDAARDLVARLGAALGHGEL, from the coding sequence ATGCAGACCCCGGACTTCTCGCAGACGCCGGACTTCTCACAGATCCCGGACTTCTCACAGATCCCGGACTTCTCACAGATCCCGCTCGGGCCGGGCGCCCCCGCGCAGACCACCGAGGAGCAGTGGCGCGCGGCGGTGAAGGAGGCCGCCGGCGGCGGCGACTCCGACCTGGTGTGGGAGACCCCGGAGGGCATCGGGGTCAAGCCGCTCTACACCGGCGCCGACCTGGAGGGCCTGACCTCGCTGGGCACCTACCCGGGCATCGCGCCCTACCTGCGCGGCCCGTACCCGACGATGTACGTCAACCAGCCCTGGACGATCCGGCAGTACGCCGGCTTCTCCACCGCCGAGGAGTCCAACGCCTTCTACCGGCGCAACCTCGCGGCCGGCCAGAAGGGCCTGTCGGTCGCCTTCGACCTGCCCACGCACCGCGGCTACGACAGCGACCACCCGCGGGTCACCGGCGACGTCGGCATGGCGGGCGTGGCGATCGACTCGATCTACGACATGCGGCAGCTCTTCGACGGCATCCCGCTGGACCGGATGACCGTGTCGATGACGATGAACGGCGCGGTGCTGCCCGTGCTCGCCCTCTACATCGTGGCCGCCGAGGAGCAGGGGGTGCCGCCGGAGAAGCTGGCCGGCACCATCCAGAACGACATCCTCAAGGAGTTCATGGTCCGCAACACCTACATCTACCCGCCGCGGCCGTCGATGCGGATCATCTCCGACATCTTCGCGTACACCTCGCGGAAGATGCCGCGCTACAACTCGATCTCCATCTCCGGCTACCACATCCAGGAGGCCGGGGCGACGGCCGACCTGGAGCTGGCCTACACGCTGGCCGACGGCGTGGAGTACCTGCGGGCGGGTCAGGCCGCGGGGCTCGACGTGGACGCCTTCGCGCCGCGGCTGTCGTTCTTCTGGGCCATCGGCATGAACTTCTTCATGGAGATCGCGAAGTTGCGCGCGGCCCGGCTGCTGTGGGCCCGGCTGGTCCGGCAGTTCGACCCGAAGAACCCCAAGTCGCTGTCGCTGCGCACCCATTCGCAGACCTCCGGCTGGTCTCTGACCGCGCAGGACGTCTTCAACAACGTCACCCGCACCTGCGTGGAGGCGATGGCCGCCACCCAGGGCCACACCCAGTCCCTGCACACCAACGCGCTCGACGAGGCGCTCGCCCTGCCGACGGACTTCTCCGCGCGGATCGCCCGCAACACCCAACTGCTGCTCCAGCAGGAGTCGGGCACCTGCCGGGTGATCGACCCGTGGGGCGGCAGCGCGTACGTCGAGCGGCTCACGCACGACCTGGCCGGACGAGCCTGGCAGCACATCCAGGAGGTCGAGGCGGCCGGCGGCATGGCCCAGGCCATCGACGCGGGCATCCCGAAGCTGCGGGTGGAGGAGGCCGCGGCCCGCACGCAGGCGCGGATCGACTCCGGCCGACAGCCGGTCATCGGCGTCAACAAGTACCGGGTGGAGACCGACGAGCAGATCGACGTCCGGTCGGTCGACAACTCCTCGGTGCGCGCCCAGCAGGTCGCCAAGCTGCGGCGGCTGCGCGAGGAGCGCGACGAGGCCGCCTGCCAGGACGCGCTGCGGGCGCTGACCGCGGCGGCCGGGCGCGCGCCGGGCGCCGACCTCGACGGCAACCTGCTGGCGCTCGCGGTGGACGCGGCCCGTGCCAAGGCGACGGTCGGCGAGATCTCCGACGCCCTGGAGCAGGTCTACGGGCGGCACGCGGGCCAGATCCGTACGATCACGGGTGTGTACCGCAACGAGGCCGGCCAGTCCCCCACCGTGCAGGGCACCCGGGACCTGGTCGAGCGGTTCGAGAAGGCGGAGGGGCGCCGCCCGCGCATCCTCGTCGCCAAGATGGGGCAGGACGGGCACGACCGCGGCCAGAAGGTGATCGCCACCGCCTTCGCCGACCTCGGCTTCGACGTGGACGTCGGCCCGCTGTTCCAGACCCCCGCCGAGGTGGCGCGGCAGGCGGTGGAGGCCGACGTGCACATCGTCGGCGTGTCCTCGCTGGCCGCCGGGCACCTCACCCTGGTGCCGGCGCTGCGGGAGGAACTGGCCGCCGAGGGGCGGGAGGACATCATGATCGTGGTGGGCGGTGTCATCCCGCCGCAGGACATCGCCGCGCTCCACGAGGCGGGTGCCACGGCGGTCTTCCCGCCGGGCACGGTGATCCCCGACGCGGCGCGCGATCTGGTGGCCCGCCTCGGCGCGGCCCTGGGACACGGGGAGTTGTAG